The following proteins are co-located in the Paludibaculum fermentans genome:
- a CDS encoding DUF1848 domain-containing protein encodes MIISASYRTDIPAFYSDWFFARLEAGYCRVKNPYSGRAQRIDLRPERVTGFVFWTRNFGPCLNRLAEIQSFGRPFVVQFTVTNYPKSLEAAVIDPRKAVEQIRRLSAEVHPKCPVWRYDPIVCTDVTSLEFHRRNFAELASSLQGAVDEVTVSFATIYKKSERNLDAAGERHGFEWSDPDHSRKTELLEELAGTARAHGMSLTICTQPQFLSSSVEEARCVDARRLSAIAGLNLDIPLKGNRPGCACHESRDIGAYDTCPHGCAYCYAVRRRDIALARYKAHDPNADALIPLEPEQPPILPLFGE; translated from the coding sequence ATGATCATCTCCGCCAGCTATCGCACCGACATTCCAGCGTTCTATAGTGACTGGTTCTTCGCCAGGCTGGAAGCAGGATACTGCCGCGTCAAGAATCCTTACTCGGGCCGTGCGCAGCGGATCGACCTTCGTCCCGAGAGAGTCACTGGCTTCGTTTTCTGGACGCGGAACTTCGGGCCTTGCCTGAACAGGCTGGCCGAGATCCAAAGCTTTGGCCGTCCGTTTGTGGTCCAGTTCACCGTAACGAACTACCCGAAATCACTAGAAGCCGCGGTGATTGACCCACGCAAGGCAGTTGAGCAGATCCGCCGCCTGAGCGCGGAGGTCCACCCGAAGTGCCCGGTCTGGCGGTACGACCCGATTGTGTGCACGGATGTGACCTCGTTGGAGTTCCACCGCAGGAACTTCGCTGAACTCGCATCATCGCTCCAGGGGGCCGTCGATGAAGTCACCGTGAGCTTCGCCACGATCTACAAGAAGAGCGAGAGGAATCTGGACGCCGCGGGCGAGCGACATGGGTTCGAATGGTCCGATCCGGACCATTCCAGGAAGACGGAATTGCTGGAAGAACTCGCCGGCACCGCCCGGGCCCATGGCATGTCGCTAACTATTTGTACACAGCCTCAGTTTTTGTCCAGCAGTGTGGAGGAGGCACGGTGTGTGGATGCCCGGCGTCTGAGTGCGATCGCGGGACTGAATCTGGACATTCCTCTAAAGGGCAACCGCCCGGGTTGCGCCTGCCACGAATCCAGGGATATCGGCGCGTATGACACCTGCCCGCACGGCTGCGCCTACTGCTACGCGGTGCGCCGCCGGGACATCGCTCTGGCCAGATACAAAGCTCATGACCCGAACGCCGACGCACTGATCCCGCTGGAACCGGAACAACCGCCGATCCTGCCGCTCTTCGGTGAATAG
- a CDS encoding inorganic diphosphatase produces the protein MSIKLYDLDPGPETPELVRMIVEIPKNSANKVEYDGNLGLFRLDRTLYSPMHYPGDYGFIPGTLAEDGDPLDVLTLVNEPSFTGCLIEVRPVGVLDMVDREEQDQKIIAVPTRNPRYDQIHTMDQVFPHVRRELEHFFSIYKELEGRVATTHGWGGPREARRCIVEARQRYLDSKATPEPLAEGI, from the coding sequence GTGTCAATAAAGCTCTACGACCTCGACCCCGGTCCGGAAACGCCCGAACTGGTCCGAATGATCGTTGAAATCCCGAAGAACTCCGCTAACAAGGTGGAGTATGACGGGAACCTCGGGCTGTTCCGGTTGGACCGGACCCTCTACTCCCCCATGCACTATCCCGGCGATTACGGGTTCATCCCCGGAACGCTGGCCGAGGACGGTGACCCGCTGGACGTTCTGACCCTCGTCAATGAGCCAAGCTTCACCGGTTGCCTGATTGAGGTCCGGCCCGTCGGCGTCCTGGATATGGTCGACCGGGAGGAGCAGGACCAGAAGATCATTGCGGTCCCGACCAGGAATCCGCGCTACGACCAGATCCATACGATGGACCAGGTTTTCCCGCACGTGCGTCGCGAGCTTGAGCACTTCTTTAGTATTTACAAGGAGTTGGAGGGGAGAGTCGCGACCACTCACGGCTGGGGCGGTCCGCGCGAAGCCCGCCGCTGCATCGTCGAGGCGCGCCAGCGGTATCTCGACTCCAAGGCCACTCCCGAGCCTTTGGCCGAGGGTATCTAG
- a CDS encoding division/cell wall cluster transcriptional repressor MraZ, producing the protein MKLPAKYQEYLKALIDKTLFATMYEGMARIYCNGSFERNLELLSEEPALLETMAKYGDMFGADVDLDPQGRITIPQSLRKLLGLEDKSVYLRFDGDVISIYSEEQHKTEQARLMAEIEESLKAAKAKGFRL; encoded by the coding sequence TTGAAGCTGCCAGCGAAGTACCAGGAATACCTGAAAGCGCTGATAGATAAGACGTTGTTCGCCACGATGTACGAGGGCATGGCTCGAATTTACTGCAATGGCAGCTTTGAACGCAATCTCGAACTGCTGAGTGAGGAACCCGCCCTGCTGGAAACGATGGCGAAGTACGGGGACATGTTCGGCGCCGATGTGGACCTGGATCCGCAGGGCCGCATCACGATTCCCCAGTCGTTGAGGAAGTTGTTGGGCCTGGAAGACAAGTCGGTTTACCTGCGGTTTGACGGAGACGTGATCAGTATCTACTCCGAAGAGCAGCACAAGACCGAGCAGGCTCGCCTGATGGCGGAGATCGAAGAAAGCTTGAAGGCGGCGAAGGCGAAAGGTTTCCGGTTGTGA
- the rsmH gene encoding 16S rRNA (cytosine(1402)-N(4))-methyltransferase RsmH: MGHFPVMLGESLEFLAIRPEGTYADLTCGLGGHTGAIARQLTTGRVISLDRDAESLELAKQNCEDCLDRITFRQSAFSQLTETLRAIGIEKVDGILADLGVSRMQLTSPHRGFTFMQAAPLDMRMDRQQEITAADVLNRTSERELAQLFMSLGEERRHPAERIARALVRARPIRDTGQLADVVQSVVPRSGKLHPATRVFQALRMAVNDEPGELDAMLQQAPGCLAPGGRWVVIAFQSIDDRKVKTVFRDLGRQSRARILTKHVVRPSDAETRKNSASRSAVLRALEMN, translated from the coding sequence ATGGGACATTTTCCAGTCATGCTTGGCGAATCGCTGGAGTTCCTGGCGATACGCCCCGAGGGAACCTATGCGGATTTGACATGCGGTTTGGGCGGGCATACCGGGGCGATCGCGCGCCAGTTGACCACCGGCCGGGTGATTTCGCTGGATCGCGACGCGGAGTCGCTGGAGCTGGCGAAACAGAACTGCGAAGACTGCCTGGACAGGATTACCTTCCGGCAGAGCGCATTCTCGCAGTTGACGGAGACGCTCCGCGCAATAGGGATAGAGAAGGTGGATGGAATTCTTGCGGACCTTGGTGTGAGCCGTATGCAGCTGACTTCCCCGCACAGGGGATTCACCTTTATGCAGGCAGCTCCCTTGGATATGCGCATGGACAGGCAGCAGGAAATCACAGCTGCCGACGTGTTGAACCGGACTTCCGAACGAGAACTTGCCCAGCTGTTCATGAGCCTGGGCGAAGAAAGGAGGCACCCGGCAGAGAGAATTGCCAGAGCTCTGGTCCGAGCACGGCCGATCAGGGACACCGGCCAGTTGGCGGATGTCGTTCAATCGGTCGTGCCACGGTCCGGAAAACTGCATCCGGCCACGCGGGTGTTTCAAGCGTTACGGATGGCTGTCAACGACGAACCGGGCGAGTTGGACGCGATGCTGCAGCAGGCGCCTGGGTGTTTGGCGCCAGGCGGGCGTTGGGTAGTGATTGCCTTCCAGTCAATTGATGACCGAAAGGTAAAGACCGTATTTCGGGATCTAGGCCGACAGAGCCGGGCCCGAATCCTGACCAAGCACGTGGTCAGGCCGAGTGATGCAGAGACAAGAAAGAATTCAGCTTCACGGAGTGCTGTCCTCCGGGCGCTGGAAATGAACTAG
- a CDS encoding penicillin-binding protein produces MENPVGDRASKRVILVGRIVFIWAVFIVGRLGYLQVLKHDEFVRAAKAQHQHRIQIPADRGEILDRTGIPLAISVRTESVVVNPQRVADPQFFSAIVAPALNLNSTELANKIAEYQDRGAKKARGRGFLVIKRHLTEDEKYRLQPLRRTLPIEILPDHQREYPNGLTGAHVIGSLDSEGNGNAGLEQKLNNEMQGKPGKMMVLTGSRQDSYVSWVSEESVQGTNLTLSIDRVIQHDAEEFLAEGVKEAAASSGTVIVMDPQTGEVLALANYPTFDPRHEQPTPEEAEARHKNIAVQIPCEPGSVMKMITVTMGIDSGRFTPSSGIFCENGSFARPGRRAIHDLHRMGNMDVAGILIKSSNIGVAKISIASGPKTLYDYLKRFGIGEKTGIELPAESRGLLRHLECKDSKDRWCWSPASHEYIAFGHEVGATAIQLARAVSVIANGGLLVNPHIVLKKSRPTDDGHIQNVPIEFKNPIRVIRPETAFTIRRIMESVVEEGTGRRAAIPGYSSGGKTGSAEIFENGAWQNRHNSSFIGFAPVTNPRVVVVVTLNRTPKQGGIAAAPIFSKVTETALRVLQVPKDRPESDIQPKPLTPAETDELPENRVAKAEALKKEKEKEKEELEKKKLQAADQEPEAKPFSPLLVGPKVPDFRGMAVVAVLRQSATLGLPVEIVGRGKARVQKPAPGTILSSGERIQVEFSAAQ; encoded by the coding sequence ATGGAGAATCCGGTAGGCGACCGCGCGTCCAAACGTGTCATCCTGGTTGGCCGAATTGTGTTCATCTGGGCCGTGTTCATTGTGGGGCGCCTCGGCTACCTGCAGGTCCTGAAGCACGACGAGTTCGTCAGAGCGGCCAAAGCCCAACACCAGCATAGGATCCAGATCCCGGCGGATCGAGGCGAGATCCTCGACCGTACGGGCATTCCCCTGGCCATCAGCGTCAGGACGGAATCGGTAGTGGTCAACCCGCAGCGGGTGGCCGATCCTCAGTTTTTCAGCGCGATCGTAGCCCCGGCCCTGAACCTGAACTCCACGGAATTGGCGAATAAGATTGCGGAATACCAGGACAGAGGCGCGAAGAAGGCCCGTGGACGCGGGTTCCTCGTCATCAAACGGCATTTGACGGAAGACGAGAAGTACCGACTGCAGCCGTTGCGCCGCACGCTGCCCATCGAGATTCTGCCGGACCACCAGCGGGAATACCCCAACGGCCTCACCGGCGCCCATGTGATCGGAAGTTTGGATTCGGAAGGCAACGGCAACGCCGGCCTGGAGCAGAAACTGAACAACGAGATGCAGGGCAAGCCCGGCAAGATGATGGTGCTGACCGGCTCGCGCCAGGACAGCTATGTCAGCTGGGTGAGTGAAGAGAGCGTCCAGGGGACGAACTTGACCCTCTCCATCGACCGCGTCATCCAGCACGATGCCGAGGAGTTCCTGGCCGAAGGCGTCAAAGAGGCGGCGGCGTCCAGCGGAACGGTCATCGTGATGGATCCTCAAACCGGTGAAGTGCTGGCACTGGCCAACTACCCGACATTTGACCCCAGGCACGAGCAGCCCACGCCGGAGGAAGCCGAGGCGCGCCACAAGAACATCGCCGTACAGATCCCCTGTGAGCCCGGCAGCGTGATGAAGATGATCACGGTCACCATGGGCATCGATTCGGGGCGGTTCACGCCGTCATCGGGCATCTTCTGTGAGAACGGTTCGTTCGCACGCCCGGGGCGCCGGGCGATTCACGACTTGCACCGCATGGGCAACATGGACGTGGCTGGGATTCTGATCAAGAGCTCGAACATCGGTGTCGCCAAGATCTCAATCGCCTCCGGCCCAAAGACGCTCTACGACTATCTGAAGCGCTTCGGAATCGGGGAAAAGACCGGCATCGAACTCCCGGCGGAATCGCGCGGCCTGCTGCGCCATCTGGAGTGCAAAGACTCGAAGGACCGCTGGTGCTGGTCACCGGCTTCCCACGAGTACATTGCATTTGGACACGAAGTAGGCGCCACGGCAATCCAGCTTGCGCGCGCGGTTTCCGTCATTGCCAACGGCGGCTTGCTGGTGAATCCGCACATTGTCCTGAAGAAGTCGCGACCGACCGATGATGGCCATATCCAGAACGTCCCGATTGAGTTCAAGAACCCGATTCGTGTGATTCGCCCTGAGACGGCCTTCACAATCCGCCGCATCATGGAGAGCGTCGTGGAAGAAGGCACTGGCCGGCGCGCAGCAATCCCCGGCTACTCGTCGGGCGGCAAGACGGGCTCGGCCGAGATCTTCGAGAATGGCGCCTGGCAGAACCGCCACAACTCATCGTTCATTGGATTCGCACCTGTCACGAATCCCAGGGTGGTCGTAGTTGTCACCTTGAACCGGACGCCGAAACAGGGCGGCATCGCGGCCGCGCCAATCTTCTCGAAGGTGACGGAAACCGCACTGCGAGTGCTCCAGGTCCCCAAGGACCGCCCCGAATCCGATATTCAGCCCAAGCCCCTGACCCCGGCGGAAACAGACGAATTGCCTGAGAACCGCGTGGCCAAGGCCGAGGCGCTCAAGAAGGAAAAGGAGAAGGAGAAGGAAGAGCTGGAGAAGAAGAAGCTCCAGGCTGCTGACCAGGAACCCGAAGCCAAGCCGTTCTCCCCCTTGCTGGTGGGCCCCAAGGTCCCAGATTTTCGCGGTATGGCAGTGGTTGCGGTCCTACGGCAATCAGCAACGCTCGGACTGCCGGTGGAGATTGTAGGCCGGGGCAAGGCCCGAGTCCAGAAGCCGGCACCCGGGACGATTTTGTCCAGCGGTGAACGCATCCAGGTTGAATTCTCGGCCGCGCAATGA
- a CDS encoding UDP-N-acetylmuramoyl-L-alanyl-D-glutamate--2,6-diaminopimelate ligase produces MKLSDLISGVPLGAALALEAYGLDVAGLEYDSRRVKPGYLFFAFPGAKADGRAFAAQALLAGALGVVSELAKPDDFDGLWIQVQHGRAALAAMSRRFYGAPDESLALVGVTGTNGKTTTVYCVDAMLRHAGRTTGMVGTILYRVAGEERPAVNTTPDSLDLMRLMDEVRRAGGTNFTFEVSSHALALRRVAGLTFHTVLFTNLTRDHLDFHGTMEEYFAAKVLLFQGSGGPAPKFAVINADDSWGKQIPLQPETKRLTYGLKNNADVKAENIDAGFHGLRFDVRFPGGRQHIASKLCGLINVYNLLGAFAVGLSLGLTAQQIAEGLESCTAVPGRFERVDAGQPFLVVVDYAHTDDALRNTIATARALNPKRVITLFGCGGDRDRAKRPLMGQAAAEMSDYVVVTSDNPRSEDPLSIINDALVGVRRFDTKHVVEPDREKAIRLAISEARPGDIVLLAGKGHETYQVLRDRTIDFDDRVAARRVLEGFGYVPKSEARA; encoded by the coding sequence ATGAAGCTATCTGACCTCATCTCTGGTGTTCCGCTTGGCGCCGCCCTCGCACTCGAAGCCTACGGGCTTGACGTTGCCGGGCTGGAGTACGACTCCCGCCGGGTGAAGCCCGGCTACCTCTTCTTCGCCTTTCCCGGCGCCAAGGCAGACGGCCGTGCGTTCGCAGCGCAAGCGCTGCTGGCAGGAGCATTGGGGGTTGTTTCGGAACTGGCGAAGCCGGACGATTTCGACGGGCTCTGGATCCAAGTCCAACACGGCCGAGCCGCCCTGGCGGCGATGAGCCGGCGCTTCTATGGCGCTCCGGACGAGAGCCTCGCGCTGGTTGGAGTGACGGGCACGAATGGCAAGACAACGACGGTCTACTGCGTTGATGCCATGCTGCGACACGCAGGCCGGACAACAGGAATGGTTGGGACCATCCTGTACCGGGTTGCAGGGGAAGAGCGGCCCGCCGTTAATACAACACCTGATTCGCTCGATCTGATGCGCCTCATGGACGAGGTAAGACGGGCCGGCGGCACCAACTTCACTTTCGAGGTTTCGTCCCACGCACTGGCCCTCCGGCGCGTCGCCGGCCTGACATTCCACACGGTTCTGTTCACCAACCTGACCCGGGACCACCTGGACTTCCACGGCACGATGGAAGAGTACTTCGCGGCGAAGGTACTACTGTTCCAGGGCAGCGGTGGCCCGGCTCCCAAATTCGCGGTCATCAACGCGGACGACTCCTGGGGCAAGCAAATCCCCCTGCAGCCGGAGACCAAGCGGCTGACCTATGGCCTCAAGAACAATGCCGATGTGAAGGCCGAGAACATTGACGCGGGCTTCCACGGTCTGCGGTTCGACGTGCGCTTTCCCGGTGGCCGGCAGCATATCGCGTCCAAGCTTTGCGGGCTGATCAACGTCTACAACCTGCTGGGCGCATTTGCCGTGGGGCTGAGCCTGGGCCTGACGGCGCAGCAGATCGCCGAGGGCCTGGAGTCCTGCACGGCGGTGCCCGGACGATTTGAGCGCGTGGATGCCGGGCAGCCGTTCCTGGTCGTAGTGGACTACGCCCACACCGACGATGCCCTGCGAAACACTATCGCCACCGCGCGGGCGCTGAATCCCAAGCGCGTAATCACGCTGTTCGGCTGCGGCGGCGACAGGGACCGGGCCAAGCGTCCACTGATGGGCCAGGCCGCGGCTGAGATGAGCGACTATGTGGTGGTCACAAGCGACAACCCGCGGAGCGAGGATCCTCTCAGCATCATCAACGACGCCCTGGTCGGCGTACGGCGCTTTGACACCAAACACGTCGTGGAACCCGACCGCGAGAAAGCGATCCGGCTGGCCATTTCCGAGGCCCGCCCGGGTGATATTGTCCTGCTGGCCGGCAAGGGACACGAAACCTACCAGGTGCTGCGCGACCGGACGATCGATTTTGACGACCGCGTGGCAGCCCGCCGGGTGTTGGAAGGCTTTGGGTATGTACCGAAGAGCGAGGCGCGCGCATGA
- a CDS encoding UDP-N-acetylmuramoyl-tripeptide--D-alanyl-D-alanine ligase, whose protein sequence is MNLLVAGAHCTSVSTDTRAIEPGALFVALQGPNHDGHDHVLTAFERGAAAAVVERFIEGGGPQLVVSDSLAWLQQTAATERERWGGVVVAITGSAGKTTTKDATAAVVSTLYRVGKTAGNYNNHIGLPLSILNLAGDTEVAVLEIGMNHAGEIAELARIAKPDIAVVINVGSAHIENLGSIEQIALAKRELIESLGPDGIAVLNGDDERVRAFAAQHPGRTIFYGTSEFSSIEAAHVRASNLEFLPEGSKFDVADVGSFFCPLPARGGLMAALAALAAAKALKMDLTGLKDAIASLQAPKMRLARIESRGMVIWDDCYNSNPEAAKMMLDLLADTPAKRRIAVLGEMLELGRWSEDLHREVGTYAARRGISVLVGIRGAARHLVDAGLDAGLAPGAAHFFPEPSAAGRFVKTLAESGDALLFKGSRGTRVELALQEFLN, encoded by the coding sequence ATGAACCTCCTCGTCGCCGGCGCACACTGTACTTCCGTCAGTACCGATACTCGCGCGATTGAGCCTGGAGCCCTGTTTGTTGCCCTCCAAGGCCCCAATCACGACGGCCACGATCACGTTTTGACCGCTTTCGAACGCGGCGCCGCGGCAGCCGTGGTAGAGCGCTTCATTGAGGGCGGCGGACCGCAGCTAGTTGTTTCCGACTCGTTGGCCTGGCTTCAACAGACGGCCGCAACGGAGCGCGAACGCTGGGGTGGCGTGGTGGTGGCGATCACCGGCAGCGCAGGGAAGACGACCACGAAGGACGCGACGGCCGCAGTGGTGTCCACCCTGTACCGCGTAGGCAAGACGGCGGGCAATTACAACAACCACATCGGGTTGCCGCTCTCCATCCTGAATCTCGCCGGCGATACAGAAGTCGCCGTGCTGGAGATCGGCATGAACCACGCGGGCGAGATCGCGGAACTGGCCCGCATCGCCAAGCCGGATATCGCGGTGGTGATCAATGTGGGCTCCGCTCACATCGAGAATTTGGGTTCGATTGAGCAGATTGCGCTGGCCAAGCGCGAGCTTATTGAGAGTCTCGGCCCGGATGGCATTGCCGTGTTGAATGGCGATGACGAGCGCGTGCGCGCTTTCGCCGCACAGCACCCCGGCCGGACGATCTTCTACGGCACCAGTGAGTTTTCTTCCATCGAGGCAGCCCACGTCCGGGCCTCAAACCTTGAGTTCCTCCCTGAGGGCTCGAAGTTTGATGTCGCGGACGTGGGCTCATTTTTTTGTCCCCTGCCTGCACGCGGCGGCCTGATGGCTGCGCTGGCGGCATTGGCTGCGGCAAAAGCACTCAAGATGGATCTGACCGGATTGAAGGATGCCATCGCCTCGCTGCAGGCTCCGAAGATGCGCCTGGCGCGCATCGAGAGCCGCGGCATGGTGATCTGGGACGACTGTTATAACTCGAATCCAGAGGCCGCCAAAATGATGCTGGACCTGCTGGCCGATACTCCGGCCAAACGGCGCATCGCGGTTCTGGGCGAGATGCTGGAGCTTGGACGCTGGTCCGAGGACCTGCACCGGGAAGTTGGTACGTACGCGGCCCGGCGCGGGATTTCTGTGCTTGTAGGGATTCGCGGCGCCGCAAGGCATCTGGTCGACGCAGGACTTGACGCCGGGTTAGCGCCCGGCGCCGCGCATTTTTTCCCGGAGCCCTCGGCAGCGGGCCGTTTCGTCAAGACGCTGGCGGAGAGCGGTGATGCTCTCTTGTTCAAAGGCTCACGCGGCACCCGCGTCGAGCTGGCGTTACAGGAGTTTCTCAACTAA
- the mraY gene encoding phospho-N-acetylmuramoyl-pentapeptide-transferase translates to MLYWLLYEQLFPQFTPFRIFGYVTFRTLAASITALLLSILLGPWFIRRLQSLQIGQHIREEGPESHQKKAGTPTMGGLLILTSVIIPTLLFTNLRNPYVWVALFGLVSYGIIGFLDDYAKVKKARNLGLTARQKLLLQILMMVCLGVWLLVLHSKGLYDTAMNVPFLKNVKPNLLIPGLLGNPWTYPLAFIFFFGFLFFVIVGSSNAVNLTDGLDGLAAGLMIVASGAMTILSYVSGHAQFAHYLGLTRLSGTAELTIFCASLTGASLGFLWYNAHPAEVFMGDVGSLALGGSLGIVSVLIKQEILLIFIGGVYVIELLSVVIQVVSFKTRGKRVFLMAPIHHHFEKKGWDETKVVVRFWIAGLVMALFALTTLKLR, encoded by the coding sequence ATGCTGTACTGGCTGCTGTACGAGCAACTGTTTCCGCAGTTCACGCCGTTTCGCATCTTCGGATACGTGACGTTTCGTACACTTGCGGCCAGCATTACGGCCCTGCTGCTCTCGATTCTGCTTGGGCCATGGTTCATCCGGCGCCTGCAGTCGCTTCAGATCGGCCAGCACATTCGGGAAGAGGGGCCTGAGAGCCATCAGAAGAAGGCAGGCACTCCGACCATGGGCGGGCTGCTGATTCTGACCTCGGTCATCATCCCAACCTTACTTTTCACGAATCTGCGAAACCCATACGTGTGGGTGGCTTTGTTCGGATTGGTCAGCTACGGGATCATCGGTTTCCTCGACGACTACGCAAAGGTGAAAAAGGCCCGCAACCTGGGATTAACGGCAAGGCAGAAGCTGCTGCTGCAGATTCTCATGATGGTCTGCCTTGGGGTCTGGCTGCTGGTCCTGCATTCCAAGGGGCTGTACGACACAGCCATGAACGTGCCGTTTCTCAAGAACGTGAAGCCCAATCTGCTGATTCCAGGGCTGCTGGGCAATCCCTGGACCTATCCGCTGGCGTTCATCTTCTTCTTCGGCTTCCTATTCTTCGTCATTGTGGGCTCGTCGAACGCCGTGAACCTCACGGATGGGCTGGACGGGCTGGCGGCGGGCCTGATGATTGTAGCCAGCGGGGCAATGACAATCCTGAGCTATGTCAGCGGCCATGCTCAGTTCGCGCACTATCTCGGCCTGACACGGCTTTCGGGCACGGCCGAGTTGACTATCTTCTGCGCTTCTCTGACAGGTGCGTCGCTCGGCTTCCTTTGGTACAACGCTCATCCAGCGGAAGTATTCATGGGGGACGTCGGCTCCCTTGCCCTGGGCGGCAGCCTGGGCATCGTTTCGGTGCTGATCAAGCAGGAGATTCTCCTGATCTTCATCGGCGGTGTGTATGTCATTGAGTTGTTGAGCGTGGTCATCCAGGTAGTGAGCTTCAAGACCAGAGGGAAGCGAGTGTTCCTGATGGCACCGATCCATCACCATTTTGAGAAGAAGGGTTGGGACGAAACGAAGGTGGTCGTCCGTTTCTGGATCGCCGGGCTCGTGATGGCCTTGTTCGCACTCACGACACTGAAACTGCGGTAA
- the murD gene encoding UDP-N-acetylmuramoyl-L-alanine--D-glutamate ligase, whose product MNIEGARVTVFGMGKSGLATIGLLHAHGAVVRASDVKAPADLPDLGVEFVPQGPEALAGCDLAVLSPGVTPNRPLFEEAAARGVKVVGDVEAASWFLRGPIIGITGANGKTTTTALVGHLLETAGIPCQVGGNIGTPLASMVNDSSDGKWNVLELSSFQLETTDTLHVKIAAALNVTPDHLDRHGSFENYAAAKARIFRNQTGSDFAVLNAENEPTVAYAKLTAAQVRWFHAGGAVKPGFYREGDQLTADGVPFMAVSEVKLRGRHNLENVLAGACAAHLAGAPLASIREGVMTFPGVEHRIEYVRTVNGAAYFNDSKATNVDATVKALESFDHGLWVILGGKDKNSDYTTLRDLLHNRAKAALLIGAAAEKIAAHLGDAVRLERCGDLAHAVALAHREAQPGDTVLLAPACASFDQFSGYEERGRVFKHLVKELEN is encoded by the coding sequence ATGAACATTGAAGGAGCTCGCGTAACAGTCTTCGGCATGGGCAAGTCCGGTCTGGCGACGATCGGATTACTGCACGCCCACGGAGCCGTGGTGCGGGCATCAGATGTGAAGGCTCCGGCGGACCTGCCGGACCTCGGAGTGGAGTTTGTCCCCCAGGGACCCGAAGCCCTCGCCGGCTGCGATCTGGCCGTGCTCTCTCCGGGTGTAACGCCCAATCGTCCGCTATTTGAAGAAGCAGCAGCTCGTGGCGTCAAGGTGGTTGGCGACGTCGAGGCGGCATCCTGGTTTCTGCGCGGCCCGATCATCGGCATCACCGGCGCCAATGGCAAGACTACGACTACGGCGCTGGTCGGACATCTCCTCGAAACGGCCGGTATTCCCTGCCAGGTAGGCGGCAACATCGGCACCCCGCTGGCGTCCATGGTGAACGATTCCAGCGACGGAAAGTGGAACGTCCTGGAACTCTCCAGCTTCCAGTTGGAGACGACGGACACGCTGCATGTGAAGATCGCCGCTGCATTGAACGTGACGCCGGACCACCTGGACCGGCACGGGTCCTTTGAGAACTACGCCGCGGCCAAGGCACGGATCTTCCGCAATCAAACCGGCTCTGATTTCGCCGTCCTCAATGCGGAGAACGAACCCACCGTAGCCTACGCGAAGCTGACGGCGGCTCAGGTTCGCTGGTTCCACGCGGGTGGGGCCGTGAAGCCAGGCTTCTATCGCGAGGGTGACCAGTTGACGGCTGACGGAGTTCCCTTCATGGCGGTCTCTGAAGTGAAGCTGCGTGGACGCCACAACCTCGAAAACGTTCTGGCCGGCGCGTGCGCGGCCCATCTGGCAGGAGCACCACTGGCCTCGATCCGCGAAGGGGTCATGACGTTTCCAGGTGTCGAACACCGGATTGAGTATGTCCGGACCGTCAACGGCGCCGCCTATTTCAACGACTCCAAGGCGACCAATGTGGATGCCACGGTGAAGGCGCTGGAATCGTTCGACCACGGCCTGTGGGTCATTCTCGGCGGCAAAGACAAGAACAGCGACTACACTACGCTACGCGACCTCCTACACAACCGGGCAAAGGCAGCGCTCTTGATTGGGGCCGCGGCTGAGAAAATCGCGGCACACCTGGGCGATGCGGTACGTCTGGAGCGCTGTGGGGATCTTGCCCATGCCGTGGCGCTCGCACATCGGGAAGCCCAACCGGGCGACACAGTTTTACTGGCGCCGGCCTGTGCCAGCTTTGATCAGTTTTCTGGCTATGAAGAACGAGGCAGAGTCTTCAAACACTTAGTAAAAGAGTTGGAGAACTAG